In Marmota flaviventris isolate mMarFla1 chromosome 17, mMarFla1.hap1, whole genome shotgun sequence, a single genomic region encodes these proteins:
- the LOC114082950 gene encoding axin interactor, dorsalization-associated protein-like: MTLLTIRIEKIGLKDAGQCIDPYITVSVKDLNGIDLTPVQDTPVASRKEDTYVHFNVDIELQKHIEKLTKGAAIFFEFKHYKPKKRFTSTKCFAFMEMDEIKPGPIVIELYKKPTDFKRKKLQLLTKKPLYLHLHQTLHKE; the protein is encoded by the exons ATGACATTACTCACTATCAGGATTGAGAAAATTGGTCTGAAAGATGCTGGACAGTGCATCGATCCCTATATTACAGTTAGTGTAAAGG ATCTGAATGGCATAGATTTAACTCCTGTGCAAGATACTCCTGTGGCTTCAAGAAAAGAAGATACATATGTTCATTTTAATGTGGACATTGAGCTCCAGAAGCATATTGAAAAATTAACCAAAG GTGCAGCTATCTTCTTTGAATTCAAACACTACAAGCCTAAAAAAAGGTTTACCAGCACCAAGTGTTTTGCTTTCATGGAGATGGATGAGATTAAACCTGGGCCAATTGTAATAGAACT ATACAAGAAACCCACtgactttaaaagaaagaaattgcagtTATTGACCAAGAAACCACTTTATCTTCATCTACATCAAACTTTGCACAAGGAATGA